The following coding sequences lie in one Pseudorca crassidens isolate mPseCra1 chromosome 2, mPseCra1.hap1, whole genome shotgun sequence genomic window:
- the PSMB2 gene encoding proteasome subunit beta type-2 isoform X2 produces the protein MFKMSEKILLLCVGEAGDTVQFAEYIQKNVQLYKMRNGYELSPTAAANFTRRNLADYLRSRTPYHVNLLLAGYDEHEGPALYYMDYLAALAKAPFAAHGYGAFLTLSILDRYYTPTISREKAVELLRKCLEELQKRFILNLPAFSVRIIDKNGIHDLDNISFPKQGS, from the exons ATGTTTAAGATGAGTGAAAAAATCTTACTCCTATGTGTTGGAGAGGCTGGAGACACTGTACAGTTTgcagaatatattcagaaaaacgTGCAGCTCTATAAGATGCGAAATG GTTATGAATTGTCTCCCACAGCAGCAGCTAATTTCACTCGCCGAAACCTGGCTGACTATCTTCGGAGTCGG ACCCCATATCATGTCAACCTCCTCCTGGCTGGCTATGATGAGCATGAGGGTCCAGCGCTCTACTACATGGACTACCTGGCAGCCTTGGCAAAAGCCCCTTTTGCAGCCCACGGCTATGGTGCCTTCCTGACTCTCAGTATCCTGGACCGGTATTACACACCAA CTATCTCACGTGAGAAGGCAGTGGAGCTTCTTAGGAAATGTCTGGAGGAG CTCCAGAAACGCTTCATTCTGAATCTGCCAGCCTTCAGCGTTCGAATCATTGACAAGAATGGCATCCACGACCTGGACAACATTTCCTTCCCTAAACAGGGCTCCTAA
- the PSMB2 gene encoding proteasome subunit beta type-2 isoform X1, with protein sequence MEYLIGIQGPDYVLVASDRVAASNIVQMKDDHDKMFKMSEKILLLCVGEAGDTVQFAEYIQKNVQLYKMRNGYELSPTAAANFTRRNLADYLRSRTPYHVNLLLAGYDEHEGPALYYMDYLAALAKAPFAAHGYGAFLTLSILDRYYTPTISREKAVELLRKCLEELQKRFILNLPAFSVRIIDKNGIHDLDNISFPKQGS encoded by the exons ATGGAGTACCTCATCGGCATCCAGGGCCCTGACTATGTCCTTGTCGCCTCCGACCGGGTGGCCGCTAGCAATATTGTCCAGATGAAGGACG ATCATGACAAGATGTTTAAGATGAGTGAAAAAATCTTACTCCTATGTGTTGGAGAGGCTGGAGACACTGTACAGTTTgcagaatatattcagaaaaacgTGCAGCTCTATAAGATGCGAAATG GTTATGAATTGTCTCCCACAGCAGCAGCTAATTTCACTCGCCGAAACCTGGCTGACTATCTTCGGAGTCGG ACCCCATATCATGTCAACCTCCTCCTGGCTGGCTATGATGAGCATGAGGGTCCAGCGCTCTACTACATGGACTACCTGGCAGCCTTGGCAAAAGCCCCTTTTGCAGCCCACGGCTATGGTGCCTTCCTGACTCTCAGTATCCTGGACCGGTATTACACACCAA CTATCTCACGTGAGAAGGCAGTGGAGCTTCTTAGGAAATGTCTGGAGGAG CTCCAGAAACGCTTCATTCTGAATCTGCCAGCCTTCAGCGTTCGAATCATTGACAAGAATGGCATCCACGACCTGGACAACATTTCCTTCCCTAAACAGGGCTCCTAA